The Tenebrio molitor chromosome 5, icTenMoli1.1, whole genome shotgun sequence genome has a segment encoding these proteins:
- the Rubicon gene encoding run domain Beclin-1-interacting and cysteine-rich domain-containing protein, whose translation MSNSDTYVQKYQQLLRDLKTTVEGLLVSQVANVWYIYGGLNRFHCSVEKIFKHGCKSPGIENTSYFNFIQGLEWLQPENSKSYFSIDCEYKPHVPQNLKDDKASIWLYRSLENHSLSQKLSWLLSDKTHLLKCYQKYAFLCQEKYAEAALICLRAVERNQASLMSEINPCLFLLEANAKEFHKMHRRCSSYPDDHLKMYAECEKKRSRTMQDVKEADKSPVKVPRIKGKLKPWHSMPTLRSNNFQMKGKEVFAQSKTTPSTPIYTKKISANSLKFDYKSMQYPKMRKSNLKKGGAKGRKETRHVIINNCDIIEHTPPLSSSQSSGNMGTDDLMNLSTKSLPETRNLTHSPRLVDSFLPLPGEKDFRKTPKKSFIEDGGMSVLPMATGYFPRPAKGQSLLSFLTSSQFARANAELDRENAHFSISEAIISAMEQIRCRRDVKLADDQFDDSDPEIMDLKQRIRIRRREKLVEKQRKVWTEPLMSDGKTDTATTVSPCSTTPESLSDSASSDEVDDLEIDEVSNLSDNHCLSVSMASLYSEADVLKRPRGAPDGASDIFSAEGVALSLISKFSEKQLPRASDLEWLVSEEDAPQALLPMPKSWPVSPDESTCSSTLLRGTQEWAPPRPQIIFTIHPPPSRKILIAKQNYRCAGCSMKVAPQYASRFRYCDYLGRYFCTGCHTNQLALIPGRVLQKWDFNRYPVSSFSYRLLEQMYSDPLFRVFELNKHIWKMSKNLQFCRRFRLGLFHLKDFIFVCKYAETVRDKLQQEKSYMLTEPEVYSMEDLVNVRNGDMKLRLKYLVDLCCRHTSECKLCIARGFICEICNAPEVIFPWQMRKVRRCSQCGVCYHICCWEPSKQPCQKCVRISRRKESIGNSSSDNF comes from the exons ATGTCGAATTCTGATACGTATGTGCAAAAATACCAACAGCTCCTCCGCGATTTGAAGACCACGGTTGAGGGGCTGCTGGTGTCTCAAGTGGCAAACGTGTGGTACATCTACGGGGGGCTGAACCGCTTCCACTGCTCGgtggaaaaaatattcaaacacgGCTGCAAATCTCCTGGAATC GAAAATACCAGCTACTTTAACTTCATTCAAGGCCTAGAATGGCTGCAACCGGAAAATTCCAAGTCCTATTTTTCGATAGACTGCGAGTATAAGCCTCACGTGCCTCAAAACCTCAAAGACGACAAGGCCTCAATTTGGCTGTACCGCAGCCTGGAGAACCACTCTCTGTCCCAGAAACTGTCCTGGCTGTTGTCAGACAAAACGCACCTCTTGAAATGCTACCAAAAGTACGCGTTTCTCTGCCAGGAGAAGTACGCGGAAGCCGCGCTGATTTGCTTGCGCGCGGTGGAGCGCAACCAGGCCAGTCTGATGTCAGAGATCAACCCCTGCCTCTTTCTCCTGGAAGCCAACGCCAAAGAGTTCCACAAGATGCACCGCCGGTGCTCGTCGTACCCCGACGACCACTTGAAGATGTACGCGGAATGCGAGAAGAAGCGCAGCAGGACGATGCAAGACGTGAAGGAGGCGGACAAGAGCCCGGTCAAAGTTCCCCGCATCAAGGGGAAGTTGAAGCCGTGGCACAGCATGCCGACTTTGCGCTCCAACAATTTCCAGATGAAGGGCAAAGAGgtgttcgcgcagagcaaaaCGACGCCGTCCACGCCAATTTATACCAAAAAAATCTCAGCCAATAGTTTGAAATTCGATTATAAGTCGATGCAATATCCAAAGATGAGGAAGAGCAATCTGAAGAAGGGCGGCGCGAAGGGGAGGAAGGAGACGAGGCACGTGATCATAAACAATTGCGATATTATCGAGCACACGCCCCCTTTGAGCAGCTCGCAGAGCAGCGGCAATATGGGTACTGATGATCTGATGAATCTTTCCACCAAGTCCTTGCCAGAGACGAGGAATCTGACGCATTCCCCGAGACTCGTTGACAGTTTTTTGCCCTTGCCGGGAGAGAAGGACTTCAGGAAGACTCCCAAGAAGTCTTTCATTGAGGATGGCGGAATGAGTGTCCTTCCGATGGCCACCGG GTACTTTCCGAGGCCCGCGAAAGGTCAAAGTTTGCTCTCCTTCTTGACCTCGAGTCAATTTGCCAGAGCAAACGCCGAACTCGATCGAGAGAATGCCCACTTTAGCATATCCGAGGCGATCATTTCCGCTATGGAACAGATCCGGTGCCGGAGAGATGTCAAACTGGCCGACGACCAATTCGACGACAGCGATCCCGAGATCATGGATTTGAAGCAGCGGATCAGGATCAGAAGACGGGAAAAGTTGGTCGAAAAGCAGAGGAAAGTCTGGACGGAGCCGTTGATGAGCGACGGAAAAACTGACA CCGCCACCACCGTGAGCCCTTGCTCCACCACCCCCGAGTCCCTGTCCGACAGCGCGAGCTCCGACGAAGTCGACGACCTGGAAATCGACGAAGTGTCCAACCTGTCGGACAACCACTGCCTCTCCGTCTCCATGGCGTCTCTCTACTCCGAAGCGGACGTCTTGAAGCGACCTCGAGGCGCCCCGGACGGCGCCTCCGACATCTTCTCGGCCGAAGGCGTCGCCCTCTCCCTCATCAGCAAGTTCAGCGAGAAACAACTACCGAGAGCGTCCGACCTGGAGTGGCTAGTGTCGGAAGAGGACGCCCCCCAAGCTCTCCTCCCCATGCCGAAGAGCTGGCCGGTCAGTCCCGACGAGTCGACTTGCTCCTCCACGCTTTTGAGGGGCACTCAAGAGTGGGCGCCGCCTAGGCCCCAGATCATCTTCACCATACATCCGCCCCCGTC GAGGAAGATCTTGATTGCTAAACAAAACTATCGGTGCGCGGGCTGCAGTATGAAGGTGGCGCCACAGTACGCGTCAAGATTCCGCTATTGCGACTATTTGGGGAGATATTTCTGTACAGGGTGTCACACCAATCAGCTCGCGCTGATTCCAGGACGAGTCTTGCAAAAGTGGGACTTCAACAGATATCCTGTGTCTTCCTTTTCGTACAGACTCTTGGAACAAATGTATTCCGATCCCTTGTTCCGCGTTTTCGAATTGAACAAACACATCTGGAAGATGTCGAAGAATCTCCAGTTCTGTCGGAGATTTCGGTTGGGTTTGTTTCACCTAAAAGacttcatttttgtttgtaaatatgCCGAAAC AGTTCGGGACAAGCTGCAACAAGAGAAGTCCTACATGTTAACCGAGCCCGAAGTGTATTCCATGGAGGATCTAGTCAATGTTAGAAATGGTGATATGAAACTTAGACTTAAGTATTTAGTGGATTTGTGCTGTAGACATACGTCGGAGTGCAAG ttGTGCATCGCGAGAGGCTTCATCTGCGAGATCTGCAACGCACCCGAAGTGATATTCCCTTGGCAGATGCGCAAAGTAAGACGGTGCAGTCAGTGCGGGGTGTGTTACCACATCTGTTGCTGGGAGCCGAGCAAGCAACCATGTCAGAAATGCGTAAGGATCAGCAGACGTAAAGAGAGTATAGGTAACAGTTCTAGCGACAATTTTTAG
- the LOC138130335 gene encoding E3 ubiquitin-protein ligase TRIM45 isoform X1 has translation MRIMMEIDRMSYIFGSFARRRQSQEVGAAKRRSIEPTQISHDRSKSTPHTSKKPTPTSPRAKSICNFVLEDSKFKCPMCRRLFVEPKVLPCLHTFCLRCLQELEANDYSNWCDDESDESANTSESRKGSGSGGSGYVSDRNNSLHPGCPPTVKRICCPTCGARAEVPHGGVSLFPPNYLLQHRMVLATLNAHNTHLLCDVCTSDVSATARCMDCAISFCDRCEELHLRQKSAAGHEVLSLEEARRKGITKVRRQIMCVQHPELELCLFCSSCYQVICRDCVSASHKGHTCEPVSRAVKAHLTDLRLAADRAKSLAEQSALAANRLHATSKQLEARCAKIQAEVEDFIDKYIRSVEDHRKRLIDQVNQTRNEKLQEIGKCKLGLHKRVREARDVAFFLEELLSDGTDVEVLSFLKPVMRRIDKCGGGKVADVGVEGSLLFLPEEVAQYAQGCCPLYGIVTTQMVAPSNCVINTEALTNLRVGKKTQLTLEMRDRHNKRLDRGGEEISAEIRYRDAGVSRSLLVDIEDLRDGTYSVAFVPDVAGKLVLSVTVKGQPVKDSPFPIIVRTLKPHHGTFHCCSFCSSGGSKEATCGCGGKMPGGYKGCGHGHEGHPGRRHWSCCGNVLEHSECTRSNTHSHYQFTL, from the exons ATGAGG ATTATGATGGAGATAGACAGAATGTCGTACATCTTCGGGAGCTTCGCGAGGCGTCGACAGAGCCAAGAAGTGGGCGCTGCCAAAAGAAGATCAATCGAACCGACGCAAATCAGCCACGACCGCTCCAAATCAACTCCCCACACCTCCAAGAAACCGACCCCGACGAGCCCCAGAGCCAAGAGCATCTGCAACTTTGTCCTGGAGGACTCCAAATTCAAGTGTCCCATGTGTAGGAGACTCTTCGTCGAGCCCAAAGTCCTTCCGTGTTTGCACACGTTCTGTCTGAGGTGTCTGCAAGAACTGGAGGCCAACGACTACTCCAATTGGTGCGACGACGAGTCAGACG AGTCGGCCAACACGTCCGAATCTCGCAAGGGCTCCGGCTCCGGCGGCTCCGGCTACGTCAGCGACCGGAACAACAGCCTCCACCCCGGCTGTCCCCCCACCGTCAAGCGAATCTGCTGCCCCACGTGTGGGGCGCGAGCGGAAGTGCCACACGGGGGTGTGTCTCTCTTCCCTCCCAACTACCTCCTCCAGCACCGGATGGTGCTAGCAACCCTCAACGCCCACAACACGCATCTACTCTGCGATGTGTGCACATCCGACGTATCG GCCACCGCCAGGTGCATGGATTGCGCCATCAGTTTCTGCGACCGTTGCGAAGAGCTCCATCTGAGGCAAAAGTCAGCGGCGGGGCACGAGGTGCTGTCGCTGGAGGAGGCCCGAAGGAAGGGCATCACCAAAGTGCGGAGGCAGATCATGTGCGTGCAGCATCCGGAGCTGGAGCTGTGTCTCTTTTGTTCGTCTTGTTACCAG GTCATATGTCGGGACTGCGTTTCCGCTTCCCACAAAGGCCACACGTGCGAACCCGTCTCCAGAGCCGTCAAAGCCCACCTCACCGACCTCCGGCTCGCCGCCGACAGGGCCAAATCCCTAGCCGAACAGTCCGCCCTCGCCGCCAACCGCCTCCACGCCACCTCCAAACAGCTAGAAGCGCGCTGCGCCAAGATCCAGGCTGAAGTCGAAGACTTCATCGACAAGTACATTCGATCCGTGGAGGACCACCGCAAGAGACTCATCGACCAGGTCAACCAGACCCGCAACGAGAAGCTCCAAGAGATAGGAAAGTGCAAGCTGGGTCTGCACAAGAGGGTACGGGAGGCGCGGGATGTAGCGTTCTTCTTGGAGGAGTTGTTGAGCGACGGGACGGACGTCGAGGTTTTGAGTTTCTTGAAGCCGGTGATGAGGAGGATTGATAAGTGCGGTGGTGGTAAAGTGGCGGATGTGGGGGTGGAGGGGAGTTTGCTGTTCCTGCCGGAGGAAGTGGCGCAGTATGCTCAAGGGTGTTGTCCTTTGTATGGGATTGTTACGACGCAGATGGTGGCCCCCAGCAATTGTGTCATCAATACAGAGG CTTTGACCAACCTCCGCGTCGGCAAGAAGACACAGCTCACGTTAGAAATGCGCGACCGCCACAACAAACGCCTAGACCGTGGCGGCGAAGAAATCTCAGCGGAGATCCGCTACAGAGACGCCGGCGTCTCCAGATCCCTCCTGGTGGACATCGAGGACCTCCGCGACGGCACCTACTCCGTCGCCTTCGTCCCCGACGTGGCCGGCAAACTGGTCCTCAGCGTCACCGTCAAAGGCCAACCCGTCAAA GACAGCCCCTTCCCTATAATCGTGCGAACGCTGAAGCCGCACCACGGCACCTTCCACTGCTGCAGTTTCTGCTCGAGCGGCGGCAGCAAAGAAGCGACGTGCGGCTGCGGAGGCAAGATGCCCGGGGGGTACAAGGGATGTGGACACGGGCACGAAGGACACCCGGGACGCAGGCACTGGTCCTGCTGCGGCAACGTGTTGGAGCATTCGGAGTGCACCCGCTCGAACACGCACTCGCACTACCAGTTTACTCTGTAG
- the LOC138130335 gene encoding E3 ubiquitin-protein ligase TRIM45 isoform X2: MMEIDRMSYIFGSFARRRQSQEVGAAKRRSIEPTQISHDRSKSTPHTSKKPTPTSPRAKSICNFVLEDSKFKCPMCRRLFVEPKVLPCLHTFCLRCLQELEANDYSNWCDDESDESANTSESRKGSGSGGSGYVSDRNNSLHPGCPPTVKRICCPTCGARAEVPHGGVSLFPPNYLLQHRMVLATLNAHNTHLLCDVCTSDVSATARCMDCAISFCDRCEELHLRQKSAAGHEVLSLEEARRKGITKVRRQIMCVQHPELELCLFCSSCYQVICRDCVSASHKGHTCEPVSRAVKAHLTDLRLAADRAKSLAEQSALAANRLHATSKQLEARCAKIQAEVEDFIDKYIRSVEDHRKRLIDQVNQTRNEKLQEIGKCKLGLHKRVREARDVAFFLEELLSDGTDVEVLSFLKPVMRRIDKCGGGKVADVGVEGSLLFLPEEVAQYAQGCCPLYGIVTTQMVAPSNCVINTEALTNLRVGKKTQLTLEMRDRHNKRLDRGGEEISAEIRYRDAGVSRSLLVDIEDLRDGTYSVAFVPDVAGKLVLSVTVKGQPVKDSPFPIIVRTLKPHHGTFHCCSFCSSGGSKEATCGCGGKMPGGYKGCGHGHEGHPGRRHWSCCGNVLEHSECTRSNTHSHYQFTL, from the exons ATGATGGAGATAGACAGAATGTCGTACATCTTCGGGAGCTTCGCGAGGCGTCGACAGAGCCAAGAAGTGGGCGCTGCCAAAAGAAGATCAATCGAACCGACGCAAATCAGCCACGACCGCTCCAAATCAACTCCCCACACCTCCAAGAAACCGACCCCGACGAGCCCCAGAGCCAAGAGCATCTGCAACTTTGTCCTGGAGGACTCCAAATTCAAGTGTCCCATGTGTAGGAGACTCTTCGTCGAGCCCAAAGTCCTTCCGTGTTTGCACACGTTCTGTCTGAGGTGTCTGCAAGAACTGGAGGCCAACGACTACTCCAATTGGTGCGACGACGAGTCAGACG AGTCGGCCAACACGTCCGAATCTCGCAAGGGCTCCGGCTCCGGCGGCTCCGGCTACGTCAGCGACCGGAACAACAGCCTCCACCCCGGCTGTCCCCCCACCGTCAAGCGAATCTGCTGCCCCACGTGTGGGGCGCGAGCGGAAGTGCCACACGGGGGTGTGTCTCTCTTCCCTCCCAACTACCTCCTCCAGCACCGGATGGTGCTAGCAACCCTCAACGCCCACAACACGCATCTACTCTGCGATGTGTGCACATCCGACGTATCG GCCACCGCCAGGTGCATGGATTGCGCCATCAGTTTCTGCGACCGTTGCGAAGAGCTCCATCTGAGGCAAAAGTCAGCGGCGGGGCACGAGGTGCTGTCGCTGGAGGAGGCCCGAAGGAAGGGCATCACCAAAGTGCGGAGGCAGATCATGTGCGTGCAGCATCCGGAGCTGGAGCTGTGTCTCTTTTGTTCGTCTTGTTACCAG GTCATATGTCGGGACTGCGTTTCCGCTTCCCACAAAGGCCACACGTGCGAACCCGTCTCCAGAGCCGTCAAAGCCCACCTCACCGACCTCCGGCTCGCCGCCGACAGGGCCAAATCCCTAGCCGAACAGTCCGCCCTCGCCGCCAACCGCCTCCACGCCACCTCCAAACAGCTAGAAGCGCGCTGCGCCAAGATCCAGGCTGAAGTCGAAGACTTCATCGACAAGTACATTCGATCCGTGGAGGACCACCGCAAGAGACTCATCGACCAGGTCAACCAGACCCGCAACGAGAAGCTCCAAGAGATAGGAAAGTGCAAGCTGGGTCTGCACAAGAGGGTACGGGAGGCGCGGGATGTAGCGTTCTTCTTGGAGGAGTTGTTGAGCGACGGGACGGACGTCGAGGTTTTGAGTTTCTTGAAGCCGGTGATGAGGAGGATTGATAAGTGCGGTGGTGGTAAAGTGGCGGATGTGGGGGTGGAGGGGAGTTTGCTGTTCCTGCCGGAGGAAGTGGCGCAGTATGCTCAAGGGTGTTGTCCTTTGTATGGGATTGTTACGACGCAGATGGTGGCCCCCAGCAATTGTGTCATCAATACAGAGG CTTTGACCAACCTCCGCGTCGGCAAGAAGACACAGCTCACGTTAGAAATGCGCGACCGCCACAACAAACGCCTAGACCGTGGCGGCGAAGAAATCTCAGCGGAGATCCGCTACAGAGACGCCGGCGTCTCCAGATCCCTCCTGGTGGACATCGAGGACCTCCGCGACGGCACCTACTCCGTCGCCTTCGTCCCCGACGTGGCCGGCAAACTGGTCCTCAGCGTCACCGTCAAAGGCCAACCCGTCAAA GACAGCCCCTTCCCTATAATCGTGCGAACGCTGAAGCCGCACCACGGCACCTTCCACTGCTGCAGTTTCTGCTCGAGCGGCGGCAGCAAAGAAGCGACGTGCGGCTGCGGAGGCAAGATGCCCGGGGGGTACAAGGGATGTGGACACGGGCACGAAGGACACCCGGGACGCAGGCACTGGTCCTGCTGCGGCAACGTGTTGGAGCATTCGGAGTGCACCCGCTCGAACACGCACTCGCACTACCAGTTTACTCTGTAG